The Helicoverpa zea isolate HzStark_Cry1AcR chromosome 2, ilHelZeax1.1, whole genome shotgun sequence DNA window TGGGTATGGGAGGTAAAGTTGTTATGATAACCTTTCCtgtaataaaaagaagaaaaaaaatatcaactaaAATTTTTGAACGAAGAAAGATTTTGTTGCTTAATTTGAATAACCACATTAATCATACCTGGTTCAAATGTCTTGGTGTCACTGTCTAGGAAGTAGTATTGGCTAAAGACAACTGGCATTATGGGTATCTGAGCATCAATAGCTAAGTAAAATGCACCTTTCTTAAAATTCTGTATACTGCCTTTGTTAAATCTTGCTCCCTCTGGGAATATCCAAAGCTTTGTCTGAAAAGACAATAAATAGAAAAGGAttgtatacattttaaaataatggaaCAGTGGACTAAAGGAGGAGTACATACCTTTTCTTTGATGACTCTAGCAGTGGCATCTTTCATGAGTTGGCGAGCTCTCTCAGTTCTCAACCGATCAATAAATACAAGGCCAGAGAGCCAAGCTCCAAATCCAAAAGCACCAGTAAACATTAAAGGTCTCTTAGCCACCACAGTACAGCGCTTCATTTGAGGCCACATTTCAAACATgcctgacaaaaaaaatatttttactactgCGGAAAATTGaagcaaataatataataaaatattagcaaGATTTTACCTAATATATCTAAGGAACTTTGGTGATTAGATATCACAATGTAGCATTGCTCAGAATTCCAATGTTCCATCCCCCGCAATTCCCATTCTATACCAACTATGTACGAGGCATAGCGGCAAAATCTGGAAGCAACTCtgcaaaaataacattattatcgtATATTTTCACAACCCTGAAAAGGAATATGTATTCGCGAACACGACATAAATAAATCGATATCTTACATTAGGTTTGTTACGTCGCGTGGATATATTAACACTACGGGCAACAGCACCGTGCATGTTATCAAGACAAAAGCATAGTAGagaaaaaatttcaaataatatcGAAATACATTACTTTTTTCGTATAAAAATGGCAAGGTAAATATAAAACCCGCCAAAAATAATTCAGGATATGAATAGGAGGAAGCCATAacgaagaatttaattttgacagaTTATAATAAAGTGTTACCACATTTAGATCCGAACGTAGTTTTGCCATTGTAAATTAATGCGTAGCTATGTCTAACTTGTACCTTAATAAGAATTCAAGCTACGCATCGTTTAtaattttgctgttttattGTGGGAATAGGAAATCGGAACCTCTTGACTAAAAGGTGGTAGTATTGCAGTTTAACAAAAGTCACATGAGTCCATCGATCATAAGGTCAAGCAACGCTTGGTGTGGTCGGTTCAAAGATGGGTGACGATGACGAGTTCCTCCTTCTGTCGGAAGAGACATTAAATTGTCACTAGGTCCCAGCAGTCTTTCGAACATCATTAacagtcgtcacgggtagtaAGTAGCAGGATAATAGCAgcaacaaaacaatattgacCAGGGGACCAGACCATTCACTGTgttgttgtgtgtgtgttgtgtttgtTGTCGCCTAAATTCTATTCTTCTCTACTTTTTCGCTAACTGGGCGTGGGCAAAACGCCAAAATTATTGCTTGGTAGCTTCACTTGAAAAAGGGGGCaattttttatgcatttttagATATTGTTGTCTATGCTCAAAATAAATAGCACATTGGTACATTTGCTTTGCCTGGCAACATTCGATAAAATGTCAAGTGTCATCttttaaaaaagtttctttttccGGTGGTGTCCTTTCTCGGACGCCCGATTCCTAAATAGATTTTAGGGATAAATTAAAATGGTGAGCTATGTTGTTAAAATACTTTCAATAGTATTTAGTGCGGTTTAATCTTGTGTGTTTAAATAGACAATAATGTAATTTCTGACTGTGATTGTGATAATATTCTTCGATATGTTCGAGCCATGTCAGAAATGAGTTTACGCTACTTGTTAGATGgacttaaaattacaaaacaataagATGTTAGTGAATACGGTTATCAAATAACTTATGTAATGACTGCAATCTATTTAAGTTATgtttaaacagtttaaaatacGAATTTCTACTCAATACATAACCTTAAATGATGAAACACCGACACATGCGCGTCATCTGATGCTGCAGAAGAACTAAGATTGATATGTAGTGCCATGTTTTATGTGTATTACAATATTGGTTTTGGTTTAGACTGCAGCACTAATGCTTAGAAAGTGTCTCTGATAtcctttttacatgtaaacAATGTGTTGCTGTCTGTAACAAGAAGTTGATGGAATCGTAACTGTGTTCTAGGGTTTCGTGAAAGTTGTGAAGAACAAGCAATACTTCAAGAGGTACCAAGTTAAGTTCAAGAGGCGTCGTGAGGGAAAAACCGACTACTATGCCCGTAAACGCCTTGTTGTACAAGTAAGTTGTTGCTTTCTAGTTTGCTTATAGGTTAGCTTTGTTTGCCAATGTTCTAATTTTAGTAATGTTTGTAACAGGACAAGAACAAGTACAACACACCCAAGTACCGCCTGATCGTCCGTCTGTCCAACAAGGATGTGACCTGCCAGGTGGCATACTCCCGCATTGAGGGTGACCACATTGTGTGCGCTGCCTACTCCCACGAACTGCCACGCTACGGCGTCAAGGTTagtcaattgtttatttataataacaagAGAATTCCTTTGTCATTGAActttcactcttaacatgatgATTTTGAACGGGCGGTCTGAAGAGCCGTACAAACTCACACAACCCTGTTGTTATATGTTCAACACTGATTTAAAATAAGCCATACAAACATGTGAATCTTCtaaaattatgaatataaattagtAATAGTTAATTTTTAGGTTGGTTTGACAAACTATGCTGCTGCCTACTGTACCGGGCTGCTGCTTGCAAGAAGACTGCTCCAGAGGCTCGGCCTTGACTCCCTTTACAGTGGCGCCACTGAAGTCACTGGTGACGAATACAACGTAGAACCCGTAGACAATGGCCCAGGCGCTTTCAGGTGAATAACTTTTTGATTACGtacaattattatgtaaatctcTCTTGAATATAACATTCTGTTACAGTAAATGTCTGTATAATGTTAGTCTTGTTGTTGCTATTCAAATCAGTAAATCTTTAGGTGACAAATTAAAAGATTACATATTGTTACTAATGATGAAGTTATTACGGGCGGACTGAAAGCATGTACAATGCTCAAAAAAGAATGTTGTATCGTAATTGGCTGACTTTTCTGTATTTTCACCCAATGAACTTATTGTGTTTTGTAATTCACTTATAAATACTGATGTTTTCTAGATGTTACCTTGATGTTGGTCTGGCACGTACCACCACTGGAGCTCGTGTCTTTGGCGCCATGAAGGGAGCAGTTGATGGTGGCCTAAATGTCCCTCATTCCATCAAGAGATTCCCTGGTTATGACGCTGAAGCAAAGAAATTCAATGCTGAAGTACACAGGTTAGCAGACTTTCATTCTTCATCATATAATGAACACATTACAAACAATTAGCTCCATTCATCCTCTAAATCATAGATTATCTGTTATTTAGACAGCGTTATTGGAGCTACATAAAAATGAAAGGATTCTTTGGTTGTGATGGAAAGTTCAATCTGAACTCTTTGAAACCGGTCCttaaaacactttaaatatCTCAAAATCATGCAGGAGttagtcaataaaataaaccactTAGATTTTCAAAACTGCTTATTTCTTTGACAGAGCACACATCTTCGGTCTACACGTGGCTGAATACATGCGCAGTCTTgaggctgatgatgaagactcCTTCAAGAGACAGTTCGGCAAATACATCAAACTTGGTGTTACTGCTGATGCTGTAAGTATCTCAACTACATTTAAAATGTCTAGTGAACAGTGAATTTAAACGTCCAAACAAATTACTGTTCTTGCTATTACACAAGGGCAGTGTCGAAGTTGGACAAAATTAATGTAATGTTTTATACATCACTTAAAATCTTAAATGATTATAAGAGCTAAAATATTCCTACAGTTGTACCTACAGTAACTGAACACTGAAATTGTAaaaacttctttttttatttttgggtgaAGTAATAACCTTCATTTTTTTCTGCAGATTGAAGCCACTTACAAGAAAGCACATGAATTGATCCGCGCCGACCCATCTCACAAGAAGAAGGAAGCCAAGAAGGACCCTGGCAAGCAGAAGCGCTGGAACAAGCGCAAGCTGACCCTGGCCGAGAGGAAGAACAGGATCAAGCAGAAGAAGGCTTCCTATATCAAGAAGCTCCAGGCTCAGGCGGAGGCGTAGGCTATAACATCAATAAATGCCTATGTAATCTAAATTAAATGGTTTAATTTTATGCCTTTATttcccaaaaaatataattagatatGATACGATTTTACTCATTCAAGTTTAGCAAATGAATAGTACGAAAGAATCAGGCTACCACGAAGTTGACCGTGTCGCACGACTTTGGTGATTAGGTACATGAAAAGTCAAAATGCGATGAGTTTTTAGGGGGGGTATTTATATGGATCGGGCGACTACCCCGTATTtgggatcatcatcatcatcatcagcctatcgcagtccactgctggacataggcctctccaagtgcacgccactgagatctattttcgtaTTTGGGATAGATGTGAATAAAAAAGCGCTACCTATAGATCAGCTAAAATCgataatattcaataaaatatttttactttgtatcaaaagtcaaaaTTGTCTGATGAACCACAAGTTATACAGATTGATttaaaaaccggtcaagtgcgagtcggaatcgtgcgcgaagggttccgtacaattatttagaaaatgagcaaaaaatcacgttgtATGGGATaccctcaaaatatttattttcttccagtttttagtatttgttgttatagcggcaactgaaaatttcaactaactgtcacggttcatgagatacagactGACGGAGGAGCGTTTTACCCattaggtacggaaccctaaaaatgtatAGTGTTGAGTGTTCCACTTCTATTCCCtgattttctatactaatattataaagaggaaaactttgtttgtttggttataatggataaactaaaaaactactggaccgattttaaatattctttcaccattagaaagctatattatctgcgagtaacataggctatattttatcccgatgtgggcagtagctcccacgggaagcgggtgaaaccgcgggaaaacggctagttaacaATATCTCTGAAAATCATCCCCTTTCCTCCTTCACTATGTATAATCTGTAGGTTgacaacaatatttaatttgacatttttttttttgtattctagAAATTGACATTGATCGATATGATTTTATGTCAATGTCAGCGAGTGAgatttgtttgttgttatttatcgCAGTtgttttttacttaaattattacatttgctactattgcaattttaagttgcgttatttactttatacatTAATTGCACAATGGAATACGCTACCATTGAAGCTGCTATGCACAATTTGTGTCGAATATGTTTGCAGAGAATAGATCAGAATCAAAATGTTGTGAATCTGTTCAATGAAACCGATGAATCCAAAGAAATTATGGACAAATTATATCACTGTTTCCAAGTTACTTTATCTGTAGATAAAGCCATGCCATCTTTGATGTGTGGTGACTGCATAAATGAATTAAACAGTGCTAATAACTTACGACTTAAATGCATGAACCTCAATGAGAGATTGCAAATATTATACAACGATTACTTACAAAATAGCACTAAGGCTGAAAATGATGTATTGTCGTATGTAGAAAACACAGACTCAAATTCTCCTATTGATTATTTAGAAACTACTGACCTAAGTAAACAAGCCAGTGATAAGGTAGAAATTCATGAAAGTGAAGTAAAAAATGTTTCTGATAGTTTTACATGTAATTTGTGTAACAAAGTATTGAAAACCAAGGTTACACTTTTGAAACATTATGTCTCAATGCATGAGAAAAGGAAACATGTTGGTCAAGTGTCAGGATTTGGTGCAGCTAGGCGATATCACTGCACATCCTGCTCGTACTCAACACCACACAGCCAGACTTTAGTCAGTCACATGAGAACGCACAATGGAGAGAGACCGTACACCTGTGAATGTGGTAAAAGTTTCACCCAGTCAGCCAGCCTTGCTGCACATCGTAAGACGCACAGTACGAGCACATACTTCACCTGCAGTTTGTGCGGCAAGCAGTTCAAACATGCATTTACCATGAAAAATCACATGCGCGTACATGAAATAGCTTCATTCTcctgtaatatttgttttaaatcatTGAAATCTAAAGAAACACTGAAAGCTCATATGTATAGGCATTATAAAATCTGTAATTACAACTGTGAAGACTGTGGAGACACATTTGTCACATCTGCTGAGTTGCATAATCACAGAAAGAAACATAATGTGGAAAAGAAAATGCAATGTCATTTGTGTGGTTACAAAACACACACTAAGAAAAATCTAATTGTTCATCTGAAAAGGTGTGTGTAATATAGTTGAAAAAACTAATTCATTATTTTCCCATGATTTCAATAggaaataattacttattttttatttcagacacACAGGCAACAGGACATTCAAATGTGACATGTGCAATGTAGGCTTTTACACCAAAAGCAATCTTCGGCGTCATTTGCGAGTACACACTGGCGACAAACCATATTCGTGTCCAACTTGTGGCCAGAAGTTCAGTTACAGTCCAAGTTTGAACAAACACATGAAAACAATTCATGGAGTTGAATATAAGTGGTCAGACTGGAAAGAAACGATAGTGAAGCTTGCAGAAAAGGTGGATGGCAATCTGCCCAGCTCAACAAAAgaattaaatgtcaataaataaaataccatttAAACATAGAAATGTATTAATTGATGCCAAAGCACATAAAATCCTACTATACTAACCCTACTTATCTAATTTCCAAAGAACACTGTTTTGATGTCCTggagtaaaaatattgttatgttaTGGAGAGTcaaatatcaaataatttaGATCTTactttaagtaaaattatatttaatagaaatatttaatgttcattgccataaaattaaaaaagtggTGCAACCAGGAATTTAGGCAAGTTTGTCTCTACTCTTAATTTATCAGGCTTTATGCCAGATAGCTAAGTAGATGCTATGCATACAAAGGGTGTAATATATCCTGGGTTTGCGttgaattgaatattttataatttttaattcttaactagagtattttattcttatacTTAATTACTACTAAGAAGTTACTATGAATGCAGTACATACTTGGAATACTTATCCTAATTCCCTTCTTTacctaaaacaatattaaaaactttGCTCAAATTACAAAGCTGAAACAATAAAGTGCAAAAATACTCAAATGGTTTCTtactaaaacattattatagaaTTCAAATATAATATATCAAATTCACTATTATTTTAGGCCTGCTTGCACCACTGCCCACTAAATACGATTAGTGCTGAATTACATAGCTAATTTCCTTAGTTGTATGTAACGGAATAAGCAATAGATAAAAGACGAAAGTTGCAAATGTTAATAACGTATTTTGTCGCAATTAAAATAAGATGGTCTAGAATATGTCAAGTGAACAGTAATTCAAGCGGACCTAATGAAAAATGTCATCAATGTAAGATTTAAAATGAGATTATAATTAGTAACATGATTGGTAAAGTATTCCTAAGTATTGGGCTCTGAGTTTAATCCTCCTCGTAGTCCTCGTCATCTGAGATGTATTTGCGCTGTTTCCGCTTCCTGGACGGCGTGCTCTTGCTCTTATTCTTCAACTTGATCTTCATTTTGACGGAGCGGTTCGATTCACCATCCGAATCATCGTCATCTGTTAACAAATTTATATTGAGTAACTGATTTAATACTCTGTGTCACTATGGTATAAATAACTTGAGCACATCtgcgaaaataattttaaccctTGCCTATACATATAGTAAACTACagagaaattctttcactgttggaaagctagactaTACCGCTTTATCCTAATACGGGAAGAAAATCtgatacgggtgaaaccgcggtataACTGATAGTATTAAAACAAACAGTATAAGAATTACACTATTTGTTCATCAATAtaagtcaaaataaataaagtgactTACCTTTATCATTATCATCGGAGTCATCAGAGTTCTGTCCGCTCTCGTATCGGCGGCGTACTTCAATGAACACGTTGCGCAGACGCACCGAGTCCTCGTATATGAGCGACTGCTCTTCATTGTAAGTCTGAGCATTAGCGCATAGCGTGAAGAAATCACGCTCGAGATCCGATATGTCGTTATACTGTTGAAAGTaacataacaatttaaatatttttatttattcgaaATAATATACTCCAATTGAGAGTCCATACCGCACTTAACTAGAGATTACAATCTTTATAAGactttttacttaaaaactcaatttaaaaataacatgtaaatacaataaacaataGGGTaacgttttaccctttgggtacggaaccctaataacgATTGCTTAATTAATCATTTGTAATTTAAAGCAGCGTATATTTGTTTAAtagatatttgtaaaaaaaagtcctataaagattatttaatttagttaagTGGCAACTTAAATGGAGTATAGATTCATAGAAGAAAGTTACTAATTTGGTTTACCTTGCCATCTTCAATTCTGTTCATAATTTTCTTAATATCAAGTGGTTTCTTGATGACGTCATAGTAATCGGGCAACTCGCGTCGCGAAGGTAATTTCATAAACGGCTCAGATAGTACACGGCCAGCCCTAGaaatataacatttaaaattaaattcactcTTTTCAGTAtgactaattatttttaaatattaaacagttTTCAGCAATATGTACTTACTCATCAGCATAATCGATAACTTTCTTCATAATACTCTTCAATCTCTTTTTCAGTTGGTTGATTTCCGTTTTGCTCTTCTTTTTAGAAGAACTGGGCACTTCTTCTTCATCAGATTCTTCTTGacgactataaaataaaattattgttgttttagATAATTAATTGTTGAGCAAGTTTAGCAGCTATTTATGAAAATTTGCAGTGTTTAGCAGACTTTCTGGCTGGTGTTTAAAAGACAAGCTGGTTCTGagttttacttttatgtatgtttgtgtccgATTATCAGACATTTGGCTGAACCGAATTTTGCCTACACTATTTACAATTTCAAACGGAATTACCCAAACttcttttcaaaaatataccatTTGATCCAACATACCGTCGTTTACGTCCCTTCTTGCGTTTCTTATCCaacacttcatcatcatcatcttcttccTCTTCTTCCTCAAACTCGTCGTCTATGGCCTTGAGCCACTCCTTCTCCGTCAGCGAGTCGGTATAGTCAACCTCTTTGCGCTGTCGCGACCCGCGCCCGAGGGTTTCATCCTCGTCTAGGTAGTTCCAGCCTTGACCCTGAATGTAACGTTTAGTTTTTAGTGATGAAGTACAAAAGGAAATTAACAGTAAAGTAAATAGtcctaaaaataattgtatgattttaatttaattttgattgaaacCTGTATTAGTTTACCACCCAGACTATAACGGTAAGTCCACGGAGCATATTATTATGATATAGAGTATGCATATAAAGCTTACAAGCTTCTAAAGTAGCTTGAAAGTCACAGCGTACATAGTTAGAAGCTTGGTTTTACGTGAAACTGAAAATCTGTTCGCGATTCGCATATTGGCTTCGTCttgacaatattttatataaaactgttACATATTGGTGGAATTTAGAGAGAATTCAATGAAACCTGTAAGTCACAATAACCTTAAGTTTAAGCAACAACTGGCCCACAATAAAAATAGACAAGTTAACGATAAAACTAACCTTATTACAAACGACCTCGTCCTCATGTTTGACGAGCCAGTCCGGCAGTTCCGACTCGTCAATAAGTCGCGACTGCGTCTCAGTCTTCTTGCGCTCGATGTCGATCTGCTTGAATATTTCCAACTCTTCCTCTGAACGGGCTATCATTTCGTTTATCAGGTCATCATCTGGCAGCTCGTTTTCTTCCTAAAATGTTGAACAGGGTATGTAGACCATATAACACGAGTAGCTATTGCTACGGGACCTGGGGGGCCCTGAACTTAGGCTAAGTAAGGCCTCTTACAACTGAACTAGCAGTTGTTTAATTGCATCAATAATCTAGTCACTAGTGAGAAGATTCAAAACTTTGTAAGGAGCCCTAAGCTAATTTTGCTACAGGCCCCGCGTTTCGTTAACCCATCAGTGGTTTCGACATATTTTACCAAcaagaaatacaatttttttttttcgaaatggTATTTCGCAGTTCAACCTAAGAGGCTGTTGACTGCTCAACCGGATAAATCCCTGTGGAtccctagaatttaaggcctccagccaggggctgAGAAATACATTACAAATAAGAAATATTGAAGTATCAGccctcatcatcagcctatcgcagtccactgctggacataggcctctccaagtgcacgccactgagatctattttcggcttctcgcatccagctcctgccagccgtcttgcgcaagtcatcactccaccgtgcctagGTACATGGATTCTGTAGATCTGTAATTACATAACCAAACTACGCTATTCTATCACATACCTCTTCATCATCTCCATCTTGATGGAGAATGCTCTGTAGGAACTGTTGACGCTCAGATCCTGTCGACTTCTGATCGAACATACCAGCTTGAATGACTTTTTCGTCCATGTTCAGTTTGTACCTGTCAgagaaaatatagttttacCATATACAAGACTTTCCATTTTAATACGGTTTTTATGTCGACCTATAATCTAGGGTAAataatttaaccatcttccaagaaTCGTAGCATGATGgcaatactaataataatatggtactgtcgaagtGATCTGATGATAGAACcagaagatatgaactggaattTCATGATCGTATCTGTCGGCGCGGATGAATAAGGTTATGAAAACACGCGCGCCGAAATATCATAGCTGTGATTGGACTT harbors:
- the LOC124639197 gene encoding 1-acyl-sn-glycerol-3-phosphate acyltransferase alpha isoform X1; the encoded protein is MASSYSYPELFLAGFIFTLPFLYEKSNVFRYYLKFFLYYAFVLITCTVLLPVVLIYPRDVTNLIVASRFCRYASYIVGIEWELRGMEHWNSEQCYIVISNHQSSLDILGMFEMWPQMKRCTVVAKRPLMFTGAFGFGAWLSGLVFIDRLRTERARQLMKDATARVIKEKTKLWIFPEGARFNKGSIQNFKKGAFYLAIDAQIPIMPVVFSQYYFLDSDTKTFEPGKVIITTLPPIPTSGMTRNDVETLSEMARQQMIEVFHESSKDLVMQKKIAI
- the LOC124639197 gene encoding 1-acyl-sn-glycerol-3-phosphate acyltransferase alpha isoform X2: MEHWNSEQCYIVISNHQSSLDILGMFEMWPQMKRCTVVAKRPLMFTGAFGFGAWLSGLVFIDRLRTERARQLMKDATARVIKEKTKLWIFPEGARFNKGSIQNFKKGAFYLAIDAQIPIMPVVFSQYYFLDSDTKTFEPGKVIITTLPPIPTSGMTRNDVETLSEMARQQMIEVFHESSKDLVMQKKIAI
- the LOC124641717 gene encoding 60S ribosomal protein L5; its protein translation is MGFVKVVKNKQYFKRYQVKFKRRREGKTDYYARKRLVVQDKNKYNTPKYRLIVRLSNKDVTCQVAYSRIEGDHIVCAAYSHELPRYGVKVGLTNYAAAYCTGLLLARRLLQRLGLDSLYSGATEVTGDEYNVEPVDNGPGAFRCYLDVGLARTTTGARVFGAMKGAVDGGLNVPHSIKRFPGYDAEAKKFNAEVHRAHIFGLHVAEYMRSLEADDEDSFKRQFGKYIKLGVTADAIEATYKKAHELIRADPSHKKKEAKKDPGKQKRWNKRKLTLAERKNRIKQKKASYIKKLQAQAEA
- the LOC124640318 gene encoding gastrula zinc finger protein XlCGF57.1-like, whose protein sequence is MEYATIEAAMHNLCRICLQRIDQNQNVVNLFNETDESKEIMDKLYHCFQVTLSVDKAMPSLMCGDCINELNSANNLRLKCMNLNERLQILYNDYLQNSTKAENDVLSYVENTDSNSPIDYLETTDLSKQASDKVEIHESEVKNVSDSFTCNLCNKVLKTKVTLLKHYVSMHEKRKHVGQVSGFGAARRYHCTSCSYSTPHSQTLVSHMRTHNGERPYTCECGKSFTQSASLAAHRKTHSTSTYFTCSLCGKQFKHAFTMKNHMRVHEIASFSCNICFKSLKSKETLKAHMYRHYKICNYNCEDCGDTFVTSAELHNHRKKHNVEKKMQCHLCGYKTHTKKNLIVHLKRHTGNRTFKCDMCNVGFYTKSNLRRHLRVHTGDKPYSCPTCGQKFSYSPSLNKHMKTIHGVEYKWSDWKETIVKLAEKVDGNLPSSTKELNVNK